A single Nostoc sp. PCC 7107 DNA region contains:
- a CDS encoding MOSC domain-containing protein has product MPYLAKILIYPIKSLDGVEVPQAEVLSSGALKGDREFAIFDAKNKFVNGKRHPKIHLLRAYYPSPFGEAQFSISNKILSLKIPNYNLPQVFNLDVEKQTLATTLSDFFGFPLTIKQNSLMGFPDDTDSPGPTVISTATLTEVASWFPGISVDEMRRRLRANIEIAGVPPFWEDQLFREAGKLVSFRVGNVLFYGVNPCQRCIVPTRHPDSATAYPNFQKIFIYKRQLTLPEYVDSSYFNHFYRLSVNTRLPASESGKTLQIGDKIAITSDIF; this is encoded by the coding sequence ATGCCATACCTAGCCAAAATCTTAATTTACCCGATTAAGTCACTAGATGGGGTAGAGGTGCCACAAGCCGAGGTTTTGTCTAGTGGCGCATTAAAGGGCGATCGTGAATTCGCCATTTTTGATGCAAAAAATAAATTTGTTAATGGTAAGCGTCATCCCAAAATTCATTTACTGCGGGCGTATTACCCAAGCCCCTTTGGAGAAGCGCAATTTAGCATTTCCAACAAAATTCTCTCTCTAAAAATTCCCAACTATAATTTGCCACAAGTTTTTAATTTAGATGTAGAAAAACAAACATTAGCCACCACTTTAAGTGATTTTTTTGGGTTTCCTCTTACCATAAAGCAAAACTCATTGATGGGCTTTCCTGATGATACAGACTCTCCTGGGCCAACAGTAATTAGTACAGCAACTTTAACAGAAGTAGCTTCTTGGTTTCCTGGTATAAGTGTTGACGAAATGCGCCGTCGTTTACGTGCCAACATCGAAATTGCAGGTGTACCTCCTTTTTGGGAAGATCAATTATTTAGGGAAGCTGGTAAATTAGTCTCCTTTAGAGTGGGAAATGTGCTGTTTTATGGAGTCAACCCATGTCAGCGTTGTATAGTACCAACACGCCATCCTGACTCTGCCACAGCTTACCCAAATTTTCAAAAAATCTTCATCTATAAGCGACAATTAACATTGCCAGAGTATGTAGATTCATCATATTTTAATCATTTTTATCGGTTGAGTGTGAATACCAGATTGCCTGCATCAGAATCTGGCAAAACGTTGCAAATTGGCGATAAAATTGCAATAACTTCTGACATATTTTAA
- a CDS encoding GGDEF domain-containing response regulator has protein sequence MNYQQLDPDKKDILIIDDKADNLRVLSSLLARKGYNVRKALNWQMALTACQTVLPDLILLDIMMPEVDGYEVCRRFKNWDLTADIPVIFISALDDVFDKIKGFRLGGVDYITKPFEFEEVVIRVQNQLELREARLEILRLNTELEKRVKSRTWELENALQKLQREISSRQKLQDKLLDIVLHDSLTGLPNRVLFLRQLGKALNLAREDIKYQFAVLYLDCDRFKVVNDSLGHIVGDELLISIARRLQSCLNPDDTLARLGGDEFGILLENITDMNSAIQVAESLLQELSMTFKLSRYEVFMNASIGINWGNKDYEKPEYLLRDADTAMYRAKAQGKGRYKVFDPAMYQEAIQLLEIENDLRRAIEREELIIYYQPIIDLHTGRVAGFEALLRWQHPIRGLILPTEFIPIAEETGLINDIDIWVLQSACNQLRIWQAHPAMPKNLTLSVNLSARLFTQANLITQIDQIINKTQVNPSNLELEITESVIMENTNLVRAIIEEIKQRNIKLVMDDFGTGYSSLSYIHSLPLDALKIDKSFITRMQFSQNNMGLVPTIISIAKSMGMTVIAEGVEVKEQVEKLRSLNCDFAQGYLFSQPLAQQLVIDFIASMPQW, from the coding sequence ATGAATTACCAGCAGTTAGACCCGGATAAAAAAGATATCTTAATAATTGATGACAAGGCAGATAATTTGAGGGTTTTATCCTCTCTACTGGCTAGAAAAGGATACAACGTCCGTAAAGCTTTGAACTGGCAAATGGCCTTAACTGCTTGTCAAACAGTTTTACCGGATCTAATTTTACTCGATATTATGATGCCGGAAGTTGATGGTTATGAAGTTTGTCGGCGTTTTAAGAACTGGGATTTAACCGCAGATATTCCCGTAATTTTTATTAGTGCTTTAGATGATGTTTTCGATAAGATTAAAGGTTTTAGATTGGGGGGAGTAGATTATATTACTAAACCCTTTGAGTTTGAAGAAGTTGTGATACGTGTCCAAAATCAACTGGAGCTTCGAGAAGCACGCTTAGAAATCTTAAGACTTAATACGGAACTAGAAAAAAGAGTAAAATCTCGCACTTGGGAACTAGAAAATGCTCTCCAAAAACTTCAAAGAGAAATTTCTTCTCGGCAAAAACTGCAAGATAAATTGCTAGATATTGTTCTACATGATTCCCTGACTGGATTACCAAATCGAGTTTTGTTTTTAAGACAGCTAGGAAAAGCTCTCAACCTCGCTAGAGAAGATATAAAATATCAGTTTGCTGTACTGTATTTAGATTGCGATCGCTTCAAAGTTGTTAATGATTCCCTAGGTCATATTGTCGGAGATGAATTACTCATTTCTATTGCACGTCGTCTACAATCATGTCTCAACCCAGATGATACTCTAGCACGATTAGGTGGGGATGAATTTGGTATTCTTTTAGAAAATATTACAGATATGAATTCTGCTATCCAAGTGGCAGAATCCTTACTGCAAGAGTTATCTATGACATTTAAATTGTCTAGATATGAAGTATTCATGAATGCTAGTATTGGTATTAATTGGGGTAATAAAGATTACGAAAAACCAGAGTATTTATTGCGTGATGCTGACACAGCAATGTATCGGGCTAAAGCCCAAGGAAAAGGTAGATATAAAGTTTTTGACCCCGCAATGTATCAGGAAGCCATCCAACTCCTAGAAATAGAAAATGATTTGCGTAGAGCTATTGAACGAGAAGAACTAATTATTTACTATCAGCCCATTATTGACTTGCATACAGGTAGAGTGGCGGGATTTGAAGCTCTATTGCGTTGGCAACACCCAATTCGTGGTCTCATACTTCCTACAGAATTTATCCCCATAGCAGAAGAAACAGGTTTAATTAATGATATCGACATCTGGGTTTTACAATCAGCCTGTAATCAATTAAGAATTTGGCAAGCTCATCCAGCCATGCCAAAAAATTTAACTCTTAGTGTAAATTTAAGTGCGCGTCTTTTTACTCAAGCTAACTTAATTACACAGATTGATCAAATTATTAATAAAACTCAAGTAAATCCATCAAATTTAGAACTAGAAATTACTGAAAGTGTCATTATGGAAAATACTAATCTTGTCAGAGCAATTATTGAAGAAATTAAACAGCGTAATATTAAGTTAGTGATGGATGACTTCGGTACTGGTTATTCCTCTCTCAGCTATATACATAGTTTACCTTTAGACGCATTAAAAATTGATAAATCTTTTATTACAAGAATGCAGTTTTCTCAAAATAATATGGGATTAGTACCAACAATTATCAGTATTGCGAAATCAATGGGAATGACTGTGATTGCTGAAGGAGTAGAAGTTAAAGAACAAGTAGAAAAATTAAGAAGTTTAAACTGTGATTTTGCCCAAGGTTATCTTTTTTCTCAACCTCTGGCACAACAATTAGTCATTGATTTTATTGCATCGATGCCTCAGTGGTAA
- a CDS encoding R3H domain-containing nucleic acid-binding protein, translating to MTIKDDLQKLLDILPQDLRQVLENHPQRDNLVEVVLDLGRRPEARFPNQAEYLSEIPVTQAQIDDCIQRVGTFGGDNRAGIEQTLHRISAIRNRNGKIIGLTCRVGRAIFGTISMIRDLVETGKSILMLGRPGVGKTTALREIARVLADELNKRVVIIDTSNEIAGDGDVAHPAIGRARRMQVAHPELQHQVMIEAVENHMPEVIVIDEIGTELEALAARTIAERGVQLVGTAHGNQIENLIKNPTLSDLVGGIQAVTLGDDEARRRGSQKTVLERKAPPTFEIAVEMLERQRWVVHESVADTVDTLLRGRQPSPQTRTVDDNGKVAMTRQLSVVNGRGGQLASGEETFSSGRQPTGWRASGQMVALPPLTVEREKAIGQSEFDRLLEESFNYSDSIDFALTKNAGPNGEDLPLHVYPYGVSRHQLEQVISVLTLPVVLTKDIDSADSILALRSHVKNHAKLRQVAKARHLPIHMIKASTIPQITRGLRRLLNMDEPEIADDRELQLFLHSGSDDEIDALEEARLAVEQIVIPKGQPVELLPRSPQVRKMQHELVEHYRLKSHSFGEEPNRRLRIYPA from the coding sequence ATGACGATTAAAGACGATCTCCAAAAGTTATTAGACATCTTGCCTCAAGACTTGCGACAAGTACTAGAAAATCATCCTCAGCGAGATAATTTAGTTGAAGTAGTCTTGGATTTGGGTCGTCGCCCAGAAGCTCGCTTTCCTAATCAAGCTGAGTATCTGAGTGAAATACCCGTAACTCAAGCACAAATAGATGATTGCATTCAGCGAGTCGGAACCTTTGGCGGAGATAATCGAGCAGGAATTGAGCAAACTTTGCATCGGATCAGTGCCATCCGCAACCGTAATGGTAAGATAATTGGCTTAACCTGTCGTGTCGGTCGTGCAATATTCGGTACTATTAGCATGATCCGCGATTTGGTAGAAACAGGTAAATCCATTCTGATGCTGGGTCGTCCAGGTGTGGGTAAGACTACTGCATTACGGGAAATTGCCCGTGTGTTGGCAGACGAGCTAAACAAACGAGTAGTAATTATCGACACCTCTAACGAAATTGCTGGAGATGGTGATGTTGCCCACCCTGCCATTGGTCGTGCTAGACGAATGCAGGTAGCGCATCCAGAACTTCAGCATCAAGTCATGATTGAAGCAGTGGAAAACCACATGCCAGAAGTCATTGTCATTGATGAAATCGGCACAGAACTGGAAGCTTTAGCCGCGCGTACCATTGCCGAACGCGGTGTGCAATTAGTAGGTACTGCTCATGGGAACCAAATTGAAAACCTGATCAAAAACCCCACACTTTCTGATTTGGTTGGTGGTATTCAGGCTGTGACACTGGGAGACGACGAAGCCAGAAGGCGCGGTTCGCAAAAAACGGTGTTAGAACGCAAAGCTCCGCCTACCTTTGAGATTGCTGTAGAAATGTTAGAACGACAGCGTTGGGTAGTGCATGAAAGTGTTGCTGACACAGTAGATACTTTGTTGCGTGGAAGGCAACCAAGCCCACAAACACGCACTGTGGATGATAACGGCAAAGTTGCAATGACTAGGCAGTTATCTGTGGTTAATGGTCGTGGCGGACAGTTAGCCAGTGGGGAAGAAACTTTTTCCTCCGGGCGACAACCTACTGGCTGGCGTGCATCCGGACAGATGGTAGCACTACCACCATTAACTGTAGAAAGAGAAAAGGCAATTGGACAAAGCGAGTTTGACCGCTTGCTAGAGGAATCCTTTAACTACTCCGACAGCATTGATTTCGCCCTGACGAAGAATGCTGGCCCCAACGGAGAAGATTTGCCACTGCACGTTTATCCTTATGGAGTGAGTCGCCATCAACTAGAACAGGTAATTAGCGTGTTGACTTTGCCTGTGGTATTGACAAAAGATATCGATAGTGCAGATTCAATTTTAGCATTGCGATCGCATGTCAAAAACCACGCTAAACTTCGGCAAGTAGCTAAAGCCAGACATCTACCCATCCACATGATCAAGGCTAGTACTATTCCGCAAATTACCCGTGGACTGCGGCGCTTGCTGAATATGGATGAACCAGAAATTGCTGATGACCGCGAACTGCAACTTTTTCTGCACAGCGGTAGTGATGACGAAATTGATGCCCTGGAAGAAGCTAGACTTGCGGTTGAGCAAATTGTGATTCCTAAAGGACAACCAGTTGAGTTATTGCCTCGTTCTCCCCAAGTTCGCAAAATGCAGCATGAGTTGGTAGAACACTATCGTCTCAAATCCCATAGCTTTGGCGAAGAACCTAATCGTCGCTTAAGGATTTATCCGGCATAA
- the ldpA gene encoding circadian clock protein LdpA, producing the protein MTDLFAPLHSLEKGHWFKLICGASYQHLPAVRSLTLAYTLAGADCIDVAADPAVIAAAQAALQVAKTLTMEAQQRSFNYQGGSPLLMVSLNDGEDPHFRKADFDALQCPSDCPRPCERVCPAQAIAFNRTQDNFAGVESHKCYGCGRCIPICPYGIIYSSSYMSTPEAIAPMVISTGVDAVEIHTQVGRFKEFQKLWQAISPWAEQLKLLAISCPDGEGMIEYLNAIYQLITPRPHTLIWQTDGRPMSGDIGDGTTQAAVKLGQKVLAANLPGYVQLAGGTNSYTVAKLKAMGLLKEAREQGSRGARVKDSSFPSAPLPLCPSASIAGVAYGSYARVLLSPILEQLENKEVNNTSVKATVHLEAEPDLLWEAVALAHSLVSQIKSQQER; encoded by the coding sequence GTGACTGATTTGTTTGCCCCCTTACATTCTTTGGAAAAAGGTCACTGGTTCAAGCTGATTTGTGGAGCCAGCTACCAACACTTGCCAGCAGTCAGAAGTTTAACATTGGCCTACACTTTGGCCGGTGCTGACTGTATAGATGTGGCTGCTGATCCGGCGGTAATAGCAGCAGCCCAAGCAGCACTGCAAGTAGCTAAAACCCTGACAATGGAAGCGCAACAGCGAAGCTTCAACTATCAAGGTGGCTCACCTTTGTTGATGGTGAGCTTGAATGATGGTGAAGACCCGCATTTTCGTAAAGCTGATTTTGATGCCCTTCAGTGTCCCTCCGATTGTCCCAGACCTTGTGAGCGAGTTTGCCCGGCACAGGCGATCGCATTTAACCGAACACAAGATAATTTTGCGGGAGTAGAATCTCACAAATGTTACGGTTGCGGTCGTTGCATCCCAATATGCCCATACGGTATAATTTATAGTAGTTCTTATATGTCAACACCAGAGGCGATCGCGCCAATGGTAATTTCCACGGGAGTAGATGCCGTAGAAATTCACACCCAAGTAGGACGATTCAAAGAATTTCAAAAATTATGGCAAGCGATTTCACCTTGGGCTGAACAACTGAAGTTATTGGCGATCAGCTGTCCCGATGGCGAAGGCATGATTGAATACCTAAATGCAATTTATCAGCTAATTACCCCACGTCCGCACACCTTAATTTGGCAAACCGATGGTCGTCCTATGAGTGGTGATATTGGAGATGGTACCACCCAGGCGGCAGTCAAATTAGGACAAAAAGTTTTGGCAGCTAATTTACCGGGATATGTGCAATTAGCAGGTGGCACAAATAGCTACACCGTTGCTAAGTTAAAGGCAATGGGACTACTTAAAGAAGCCAGGGAGCAGGGGAGCAGGGGAGCAAGGGTGAAAGACTCTTCCTTCCCCTCCGCTCCTCTGCCCCTCTGCCCCTCTGCCTCAATTGCTGGAGTCGCATACGGGAGCTATGCCCGTGTATTACTGTCACCAATTCTCGAACAGCTGGAGAATAAGGAGGTGAATAACACCAGTGTCAAAGCGACTGTCCACCTGGAAGCAGAACCAGACTTATTGTGGGAAGCTGTAGCGCTTGCCCATTCTCTCGTTTCCCAGATCAAGTCACAGCAGGAGCGATAA
- a CDS encoding DUF1361 domain-containing protein: MKGELIELIARVVQVLRINMNWMTWNLFLAFIPLALSVWLFRTKRGRSWVWWLGFIVFYAFLPNAPYLLTDVIHLIDDIRTIQSVWMITLVLIPVYLLVIFAGFEAYVISLINLGYYLHRIGKSHWIFRIELITHALCAVGIYWGRFLRFNSWDFITQPDALLTKGVEELLGKQPLVLITITFVILLGLYWMMKRVSLGFVNPSAQGIAVQPNSPNTDTPNVG; the protein is encoded by the coding sequence ATGAAAGGGGAATTGATTGAATTGATAGCCAGAGTTGTACAGGTCTTGCGAATCAACATGAATTGGATGACTTGGAACCTGTTTTTGGCTTTTATACCTTTAGCTTTAAGTGTTTGGTTGTTCCGCACAAAACGGGGACGTTCTTGGGTTTGGTGGTTGGGATTTATCGTATTCTATGCTTTTTTACCAAATGCGCCTTATCTATTAACCGATGTCATTCACCTAATTGACGATATTCGGACAATCCAATCAGTGTGGATGATTACTTTGGTATTAATTCCGGTTTATTTGCTGGTAATTTTTGCTGGCTTTGAAGCTTATGTTATATCTTTAATAAATTTAGGCTACTATTTACACCGCATTGGCAAAAGCCACTGGATTTTTAGGATTGAATTAATTACTCATGCTCTTTGTGCTGTTGGGATTTATTGGGGCAGATTTTTACGTTTCAACAGTTGGGATTTTATTACTCAACCGGATGCCTTATTGACTAAAGGTGTCGAGGAACTTTTGGGTAAACAGCCTTTAGTACTGATAACTATTACATTTGTGATTCTTCTCGGTTTGTATTGGATGATGAAACGAGTGAGTTTAGGTTTTGTGAATCCATCAGCACAAGGGATAGCAGTCCAGCCAAATTCGCCTAATACAGATACACCCAATGTGGGATAA
- a CDS encoding iron uptake porin — MSDLSLLMLGVLTAGQTSPPSNLPEQPVIQLEKGVQQLTEENLSPISPPAEITSPEFIQSESTSDAIAPEVNNKYQNLLNKIHKNNSWQNSANQELPAETTPQLSPSVQLQISPESPAIPEFSDTSDSDEQMSQVTSVSQLDDVQPTDWAFSALQSLVERYGCIAGKNENYLGNSAVNRYEFAYSLNVCLNHIQELINKNQANSVSQAELDQIQRLQTEFQTELQEVIQRIDVLENKNVELNSHKFSTTTRLFGQAIFSLQGTNTTNVDLFPRDGVPERQGKTSLTFTDSVQLTLATSFTGKDLLITGLSAGNLGSNASLVSHNMGRLSFESNTDNQVVLNDLSYRFLLADNLGVVVGSAGVNAATTFRGINPLEGSGDGAISQFGQRNPILNIGNGTGGIGFDWEISDRISLQGVYTSEIPSFPGNSNAAGFFGGRYSAGAQLTVAPTDNLDIGIDYIYSHSPNDLLGTGIGDAQLISPFAPSTAFNTHAVGATVAWRVNDNLQLGGWGGFSSSKPVNLAGSVETANWMLFAALPNLGRAGNLGGILVGQPPKITSSNLPDGFNFPNFSNGGTPGGRNDTSLHVELFYRAQLNDRLSLTPGLLVVFNPDHNAANDTLIVGALRAAFRF; from the coding sequence ATGAGTGACTTAAGTCTACTGATGCTAGGCGTATTGACAGCCGGGCAAACATCTCCACCGTCTAATTTACCAGAGCAGCCTGTAATTCAGTTAGAAAAAGGGGTACAGCAGCTAACAGAAGAGAATTTATCTCCAATTTCTCCACCTGCTGAAATCACATCACCTGAATTCATACAGTCTGAAAGCACTTCGGATGCAATTGCTCCGGAAGTAAATAACAAGTATCAAAATTTACTTAATAAAATTCATAAAAATAATAGTTGGCAAAATTCCGCCAACCAAGAACTACCAGCAGAAACCACACCACAACTATCACCATCTGTGCAACTACAAATTTCTCCAGAATCTCCCGCCATACCAGAGTTTTCTGACACATCTGATTCAGATGAGCAGATGTCTCAAGTGACATCAGTATCACAACTAGATGATGTGCAGCCCACTGATTGGGCTTTTAGTGCTTTACAGTCTTTAGTTGAGCGCTATGGTTGTATAGCCGGAAAAAACGAGAATTATTTAGGTAACAGTGCTGTAAACCGTTATGAATTTGCCTATAGTTTAAATGTTTGTCTCAATCATATTCAGGAATTAATTAATAAAAATCAAGCTAATAGCGTTAGTCAAGCAGAATTAGACCAAATACAAAGATTACAGACTGAGTTTCAAACTGAATTACAGGAAGTAATACAACGTATTGATGTTTTAGAAAATAAAAATGTTGAATTAAATTCTCATAAGTTTTCTACAACTACTAGACTATTTGGGCAAGCTATTTTTAGTCTTCAAGGAACAAATACGACTAATGTTGATTTGTTTCCTAGAGATGGTGTGCCAGAGCGTCAAGGTAAGACAAGTCTCACTTTTACGGATAGCGTACAGTTAACCTTAGCAACTTCCTTCACGGGTAAAGATTTATTAATTACAGGGCTATCAGCAGGAAATTTAGGTTCTAATGCCTCGTTAGTTTCTCACAACATGGGGCGATTGAGTTTTGAGTCAAATACAGATAATCAAGTAGTTCTTAATGACTTATCTTATCGGTTTTTACTAGCAGATAATTTGGGAGTTGTGGTGGGTTCGGCTGGGGTGAATGCAGCTACTACCTTTCGGGGAATTAACCCGTTAGAAGGTTCAGGAGATGGTGCAATTTCTCAGTTTGGTCAGCGTAACCCAATTTTGAATATTGGTAACGGTACTGGTGGTATCGGTTTTGACTGGGAAATTAGCGATCGCATCAGTTTGCAAGGTGTATATACTTCAGAAATTCCCAGTTTTCCTGGTAATAGCAATGCTGCTGGATTTTTTGGTGGTAGATATAGCGCAGGCGCACAACTCACTGTCGCACCCACCGATAATTTAGATATCGGCATAGATTACATATATTCTCATTCCCCCAACGATTTGCTCGGTACTGGTATTGGTGACGCGCAATTAATTTCACCATTTGCACCTAGTACAGCTTTTAATACTCATGCTGTTGGTGCTACGGTCGCCTGGCGTGTCAATGATAATTTGCAGTTAGGCGGTTGGGGTGGTTTTTCTTCATCTAAACCAGTAAATCTTGCTGGTAGTGTAGAAACTGCTAACTGGATGTTATTTGCTGCATTGCCTAATTTAGGTAGGGCTGGTAATTTGGGTGGTATTTTGGTTGGACAACCGCCAAAAATTACTTCGAGTAACTTACCCGATGGCTTCAATTTTCCTAACTTTTCCAATGGGGGAACGCCAGGAGGACGCAACGATACATCATTGCACGTCGAACTTTTTTATCGCGCCCAACTCAATGATCGTTTGTCTTTAACACCAGGCTTACTAGTTGTATTCAATCCCGATCATAATGCTGCTAACGATACTTTGATAGTAGGTGCATTGAGGGCGGCTTTCCGGTTTTGA